The following proteins come from a genomic window of Paenibacillus spongiae:
- a CDS encoding peptidoglycan recognition protein family protein, with product MSFTDIKRIVVHHMASEAPLRNQALYHVNSHHWPGIAYKLCVSDGVLYQTNDLLSYTTHAKGANTDSIGIAVKADLSKRPMTETERQLLYAGILTLLEIWPNAAIVGHNEVSATSCPCTDMKVIRSDIELLKKKIAEQEDYAGSVSAECVRCYAIKERVNELGSRLKDPKWGEAAEMKLEWLYPVIDVVGGDKTPLGVVNRVLEIYKTAMGSGVYSSEGVRKLLLFEPLMNERGLL from the coding sequence CGTTGAGGAATCAGGCGCTGTATCACGTTAATTCTCACCACTGGCCGGGAATCGCGTATAAATTGTGCGTGTCGGATGGCGTCCTGTACCAGACGAATGACCTGTTATCATATACGACGCATGCCAAGGGCGCTAATACCGATTCCATCGGAATTGCGGTCAAAGCCGACTTATCGAAACGGCCAATGACCGAAACCGAACGTCAACTGCTGTATGCCGGCATTCTTACACTGCTCGAGATCTGGCCGAATGCGGCCATCGTTGGTCATAATGAAGTGTCCGCGACATCGTGCCCATGTACGGATATGAAGGTTATCCGGTCTGACATTGAGCTTCTGAAGAAGAAGATAGCTGAACAGGAGGATTATGCTGGATCGGTATCGGCTGAATGCGTTCGATGCTATGCCATAAAAGAGCGTGTCAATGAGTTGGGTAGCCGCCTAAAAGACCCGAAGTGGGGTGAAGCTGCTGAGATGAAACTTGAATGGCTGTATCCGGTCATAGATGTGGTGGGCGGCGACAAAACACCGTTGGGAGTCGTCAATCGTGTGCTGGAGATATACAAGACGGCGATGGGATCGGGGGTTTACTCGTCGGAGGGAGTGCGGAAGCTGCTGCTGTTTGAACCATTAATGAATGAACGGGGCCTGCTATGA